One Benincasa hispida cultivar B227 chromosome 5, ASM972705v1, whole genome shotgun sequence genomic window carries:
- the LOC120077044 gene encoding ankyrin repeat domain-containing protein 2B-like: protein MASSSSKELLSGSSDNKNAKSETSSPENPPSQAAPQRTNSPPRATPQRTNSIFDDLPQDNPFDFSSMSDILNDPSIKALAEQIAQDPSFNQMAEQLQQFQSPPAQEGIQFDPQQYFSTMQQVMQNPHFMSMAERLGSTLMQDPSMSRMFESFANPPDGDQLEERMAQIKEDPSLKPILEEIETGGLPSMMKYWNDKEVLQKLGKAMGLPIPAEAATSTDNAGVDDSEEPDNEDESAVHHTASTGDVEGLKKALASGADKDEVDSEGRTALHFASGYGEVECAQVLLEAGAKVDALDKNKNTALHYAAGYGRKDCVALLLENGAAVTLTNMDGKTPIDVAKLNNQNEVLKLLEKDAFL, encoded by the exons ATGGCTTCGAGTAGTAGCAAGGAACTTCTGTCTG GTTCTTCAGACAACAAAAACGCTAAATCTGAAACATCCTCTCCGGAGAATCCTCCTTCACAGGCAGCACCCCAAAGAACCAATTCTCCTCCACGAGCAACACCTCAAAGAACTAATTCTATATTTGATGACCTGCCTCAGGACAATCCTTTTGATTTCTCATCCATGTCTGACATTCTTAAT GATCCTAGCATCAAAGCATTAGCTGAACAGATAGCACAAGATCCTTCATTCAACCAGATGGCTGAGCAGCTTCAACAATTTCAGAGTCCACCAGCTCAAGAAGGAATCCAGTTTGATCCTCAACAATACTTTTCCACCATGCAACAAGTCATGCAGAATCCTCATTTTATGTCTATGGCAGAGCGTCTTGGTAGCACATTAATGCAG GATCCATCTATGTCTCGCATGTTTGAGAGTTTTGCTAATCCACCAGATGGTGATCAGCTTGAGGAAAGAATGGCACAGATTAAAGAGGATCCTTCGTTGAAGCCTATATTGGAAGAGATAGAGACTGGGGGTCTACCTTCCATGATGAA GTACTGGAATGATAAAGAAGTCTTACAGAAGTTAGGTAAAGCAATGGGCCTTCCAATTCCAGCTGAGGCAGCTACATCTACTGACAATGCTGGGGTTGATGATTCTGAAGAACCGGATAATGAGGATGAATCAGCTGTTCATCATACTGCTAGTACTGGTGATGTTGAG GGATTAAAAAAGGCGCTTGCATCCGGTGCTGACAAGGATGAAGTTGATTCAGAAGGGAGGACGGCATTGCATTTTGCTAGTGGATATGGTGAG GTTGAATGTGCTCAAGTCCTCCTGGAAGCTGGAGCGAAAGTGGATGCTTTGGACAAAAATAAGAACACCGCCCTTCACTACGCAGCTGGTTATGGCCGGAAGGACTGTGTCGCCCTCCTCCTGGAAAACGGCGCTGCTGT TACTCTCACAAACATGGATGGAAAGACTCCCATCGATGTTGCCAAGCTAAACAACCAGAACGAGGTGCTGAAGTTGCTCGAAAAGGATGCCTTTCTGTAA
- the LOC120078473 gene encoding histone deacetylase 19-like: MDTGGNSLPSGADGVKRKVSYFYDPEIGNYYYGQGHPMKPHRIRMTHALLAHYGLLQHMQVFKPTLAKDKDLCRFHADDYVSFLRNITPETQQDQLRQLKRFNVGEDCPVFDGLYSFCQTYAGGSVGGAVKLNHSQCDIAVNWAGGLHHAKKCEASGFCYVNDIVLAILELLKQHERVLYVDIDIHHGDGVEEAFYTTDRVMTVSFHKFGDYFPGTGDIRDIGYGKGKYYSLNVPLDDGIDDESYHSLFKPIMGKVMEIFKPGAVVLQCGADSLSGDRLGCFNLSIKGHAECVKYMRSFNVPLLLLGGGGYTIRNVARCWCYETGVALGMEVDNKMPQHEYYEYFGPDYTLHVAPSNMENKNSRKILEDIRANLLGYLSKLQHAPSVQFQERPPDTELQEADEDDNGDDRWDEDSAMDIDCERKQLPSRMKTEIYVTEIKMEDAETKGFERAAADPTCRKALDMSSMMENHGLKIERGTVNEPEDRMYPSSK; encoded by the exons ATGGACACTGGAGGCAATTCTCTTCCTTCTGGGGCTGATGGGGTGAAGAGAAAAGTGTCTTATTTCTATGATCCAGAAATTGGCAATTACTACTACGGTCAGGGTCATCCAATGAAGCCACACCGCATTAGGATGACCCATGCTCTTCTTGCTCACTATGGATTGCTTCAACACATGCAGGTCTTCAAACCCACCCTTGCTAAGGATAAGGATCTTTGTCGTTTCCATGCTGATGACTATGTTTCATTCTTGAGAAATATTACGCCTGAAACCCAGCAGGATCAGCTGAGGCAGCTCAAGCGTTTTAATGTTGGTGAAGATTGTCCTGTGTTTGATGGTCTGTACTCTTTCTGCCAAACATATGCTGGTGGCTCGGTTGGTGGCGCTGTCAAATTAAACCACAGCCAATGTGACATTGCTGTTAATTGGGCCGGTGGCCTGCACCATGCTAAGAAGTGCGAGGCTTCTGGATTTTGCTATGTCAATGATATTGTCTTGGCTATTTTAGAGCTTCTTAAACAGCATGAG CGtgttttatatgttgatattGATATCCATCATGGAGATGGTGTAGAAGAGGCTTTTTATACCACTGATAGGGTCATGACAGTTTCATTCCACAAATTTGGCGATTACTTTCCTGGTACTGGGGATATTCGTGATATCGGTTATGGGAAAGGGAAGTATTATTCCCTCAATGTTCCTCTGGATGACGGAATCGATGATGAAAGTTATCATTCTCTATTTAAACCTATAATGGGGAAGGTTATGGAAATCTTTAAGCCCGGTGCTGTAGTTCTTCAATGTGGTGCTGACTCTTTATCTGGGGATAGGTTGGGATGTTTCAATCTTTCGATCAAAGGTCATGCTGAATGTGTTAAATATATGAGATCATTCAATGTACCCCTTTTACTGCTCGGTGGTGGAGGCTATACTATTCGAAATGTCGCTCGATGCTGGTGCTATGAg ACAGGAGTAGCTCTTGGAATGGAAGTTGACAACAAAATGCCACAGCACGAGTACTATGAGTATTTTGGACCTGATTATACTCTACATGTTGCTCCTAGTAATATGGAAAACAAAAATTCCCGCAAAATATTGGAAGACATAAGAGCAAATCTTCTTGGTTATCTCTCAAAGCTTCAACATGCCCCCAGTGTTCAATTTCAAGAAAGGCCTCCTGATACTGAACTCCAAGAG GCGGACGAGGATGATAATGGAGACGACAGATGGGATGAAGATTCTGCCATGGACATTGATTGTGAGAG AAAGCAATTGCCGAGCCGGATGAAAACAGAAATCTATGTCACTGAAATCAAAATG GAAGATGCTGAGACTAAAGGTTTCGAAAGAGCAGCAGCCGATCCCACCTGCAGAAAG GCTCTCGATATGAGTTCGATGATGGAGAATCATGGTCTGAAGATTGAACGAGGAACAGTGAACGAGCCTGAGGATCGAATGTATCCTAGCAGCAAATGA